One Calditrichia bacterium DNA window includes the following coding sequences:
- a CDS encoding ABC transporter permease, with the protein MLSNYLKIALRNLLKYKVYSLINILGLALGIACTILILLWVQDELSYDEFHTNADRIYRVTREWKNPDGETSLHLARIAPPFAPLLANEYPNSIEHIARLLQDYNSLLKIDDQSFVEDGLFWAEPAVFDIFSIEMLNGDPATALSEPNCIVLTTSIADKFFPGENPIGKTINYEDEGVLKVTGVIADMPENSHLKFDMLGSFATMETIYGKTFMETNWGSNNYLTYILLAKGQSAAALQEKLPAFIDKYYAPALISYLGEAPDYVVSDLNVLHMMKLTDIHLHSHLNSEVEQNGDINNVYLFSAIAFFILLIACINFMNLATARATKRGREIGMRKVLGAYKRQLIQQFLGESLLITFIAMLLAIVFVEFALPEFNHFTGKALHLQFFSHPLIIPALLLLTVLVGLVAGSYPAFLLSSFRPVATLKSSDKMSSGTRFRTILVVTQFAISIGLIVSMGIVYQQLEFMRSKNLGFAKERVILLSGDGEMGENIESIQSQMQTNPNILAVTSSRLIPSGRLLNSSGAQILDGDEPQRINFRLAVVDVNYNFIDTYKMSLIAGRDFSRDYATDDSASFILNRNAITQIGWTPESAIGKRMNYGGRDGIVIGVVEDMHFESLHNKIVPIIFLINPGRSYRFAVKISGNDIPGTLAHIEKIWREYLPDYPFTYDFLDDRVDAQYAGEEELGKIFGVFAMLAVVIACLGLYGLAAFTAEQRTKEMGIRKVLGATTGNLVGLLSKEFVLLVVIANLIAWPVAWFAMNKWLGTFAYSTSVGWWVFLGAGVLALIIALITVSWQAIKAALANPIKSLRYE; encoded by the coding sequence ATGTTATCCAATTACCTGAAAATTGCCCTGCGCAATTTGCTGAAATACAAAGTGTATTCGCTGATCAACATTTTGGGATTGGCGCTCGGTATCGCCTGCACAATCTTGATTTTATTGTGGGTGCAGGACGAGCTGAGCTACGATGAATTTCACACGAATGCGGATCGCATTTATCGCGTGACGCGCGAATGGAAAAATCCCGATGGCGAAACCAGTTTGCACCTCGCCCGGATTGCTCCGCCGTTTGCGCCGTTGCTCGCAAATGAATATCCCAACAGCATTGAGCACATCGCGCGACTGCTGCAGGATTACAACAGTTTGCTGAAAATTGACGATCAATCGTTTGTGGAAGACGGTTTGTTTTGGGCGGAACCGGCGGTTTTCGATATTTTTTCGATCGAGATGCTAAATGGTGATCCGGCAACAGCGCTCTCCGAACCGAACTGCATCGTGCTCACAACATCAATCGCCGATAAATTTTTCCCCGGCGAAAATCCCATCGGCAAAACCATCAATTATGAAGACGAAGGCGTGCTGAAAGTTACCGGCGTTATCGCCGATATGCCAGAAAATTCCCACCTCAAATTCGATATGCTCGGCTCGTTCGCCACGATGGAAACGATTTACGGCAAAACGTTCATGGAAACCAATTGGGGCAGCAATAATTACCTGACCTACATTTTGCTGGCCAAAGGGCAATCCGCCGCAGCGTTGCAGGAAAAACTGCCGGCGTTTATCGATAAATATTATGCCCCGGCGCTCATCAGCTATCTGGGCGAGGCGCCGGATTACGTTGTTAGCGATCTTAACGTATTGCATATGATGAAGTTAACGGATATCCACCTGCATTCGCATTTGAACAGCGAAGTTGAGCAAAACGGCGATATCAACAATGTGTATTTGTTCAGCGCGATTGCTTTTTTCATTTTGCTGATCGCCTGCATCAATTTTATGAATCTGGCCACAGCACGCGCCACCAAACGCGGCCGGGAAATCGGGATGCGCAAGGTGCTCGGCGCGTACAAGCGTCAGCTCATTCAGCAATTTTTGGGAGAATCGCTGCTCATCACATTTATTGCGATGTTGTTAGCTATTGTTTTTGTTGAATTTGCATTACCGGAATTCAACCATTTTACGGGCAAGGCATTGCACCTGCAATTCTTCAGCCACCCGTTAATTATACCGGCATTGCTGCTGCTCACGGTGCTGGTCGGGCTGGTTGCAGGAAGTTATCCGGCGTTTTTGCTCTCATCATTTCGTCCGGTGGCGACGCTCAAATCCAGCGACAAAATGAGTAGCGGTACCCGTTTCCGCACTATTTTGGTGGTAACACAATTCGCGATTTCCATTGGATTGATTGTCAGTATGGGCATTGTTTATCAGCAATTGGAATTTATGCGCAGCAAAAATCTCGGCTTTGCCAAAGAACGGGTAATTTTGCTCAGCGGCGATGGCGAGATGGGCGAAAACATCGAATCCATTCAGTCGCAGATGCAAACCAATCCCAATATTTTAGCCGTCACATCTTCCCGGCTAATCCCTTCCGGCAGGTTGCTGAACAGCTCCGGCGCACAAATTCTGGATGGCGACGAACCGCAACGGATCAATTTCCGGTTAGCAGTTGTGGACGTAAACTACAATTTTATAGATACTTACAAAATGTCGCTGATCGCCGGACGCGATTTTTCGCGCGATTACGCTACGGACGACAGCGCATCATTTATTCTCAATCGCAACGCGATTACGCAAATTGGCTGGACGCCGGAAAGCGCCATCGGCAAACGGATGAATTACGGCGGGCGCGATGGCATCGTCATCGGCGTGGTGGAGGACATGCATTTTGAATCGCTGCACAACAAAATTGTCCCGATCATTTTTTTGATCAATCCCGGCAGGAGCTATCGCTTCGCTGTCAAAATTTCCGGCAATGATATTCCCGGAACGCTGGCGCACATCGAAAAAATATGGCGTGAATATCTCCCCGATTATCCCTTCACTTACGATTTTCTGGACGACCGCGTTGATGCGCAATACGCCGGCGAAGAGGAATTGGGCAAAATTTTCGGCGTTTTTGCGATGCTGGCAGTGGTTATCGCCTGCCTCGGGCTGTACGGGCTGGCAGCTTTCACCGCCGAACAGCGCACCAAAGAAATGGGCATCCGCAAAGTGCTCGGCGCAACCACCGGAAATCTGGTCGGGCTGCTCTCCAAAGAATTTGTGCTGCTGGTTGTGATTGCCAACCTGATCGCGTGGCCGGTGGCGTGGTTCGCCATGAACAAATGGCTGGGCACATTTGCATACAGCACCTCTGTTGGCTGGTGGGTTTTTCTCGGTGCGGGCGTTTTGGCGCTGATTATCGCGCTGATCACCGTAAGCTGGCAAGCGATAAAAGCAGCACTGGCAAACCCAATAAAATCATTGCGTTACGAATAA
- a CDS encoding ABC transporter permease: protein MFNNYIKIAFRNLVNHKVYTSINILGFAVGLAACLLIYQFISYEFSFDRFHSKGEQIYRLNEIQSFGGIEPQHVALSMYPMGPTMKDDFPEVINFTRVATGPTLLQYQETRIMLDEAIRVDPAFFEMFDFQLIYGDRNTLLNKTNSAVLTESSALKLFNSTDVIGKTVLVRDKAFEVTGIMQNVPQNSHLQFDVIYNFEPENDELWMDNWGGNWLVTYLQLAPNADVNALNSKFKPYLERHIGPGATDYYELYLQQLFDVHLGSANVTHDYRNWKKFDRTYNYIFGILAIFVLAIASINFMNLSTARAANRAREVGIRKTIGAFRSQLIRQFLGESLIFSLISLCLAVAIAELCLPQLNSIIDRELTISVLTKPDLMASLLAVTVLAGLLSGIYPAIFLSSFKPVKVLKGSAGVNTTDTGKQSPLRNILVVSQFTIAIVFIIGTILTIQQLNFMRAKNPGFNREQVLLIDMNTTANKKYDVLKREFRNLGGVKDVTGSMQRLGNNIHQMGIRIATVDSLTGMSPSQLSVDYNYLSFYEIELAEGRAFSEEYSTERQSAFIINETLAEKLGWDSPLGKSLRLGGDDSLGTIIGVVKDFNFNSMHHKIESLVLNVRDWGYSEMSVKVLPENMTETIAALQQKWNRIVPDHPFQYSFLDEHFEQLYRSDKQVTEIVGIIAALAIFIACLGLFGLSTIITKQRTKEISIRKVLGASVPSLCLMLSKHFVLLTGIANLIAWPLAYVILSRWLENFAYRVEINWWIFAIAGTAVLVISLITVSWQAIKAALANPVKSLRYE from the coding sequence ATGTTCAACAATTACATCAAGATAGCATTCCGAAATCTTGTCAATCATAAAGTTTACACTTCCATCAATATTTTGGGATTTGCTGTGGGTTTGGCTGCATGCCTGCTCATTTACCAATTTATCAGCTATGAATTCAGTTTTGACAGGTTTCATTCAAAAGGTGAGCAAATTTACCGGTTGAATGAAATTCAGAGTTTCGGCGGAATTGAACCGCAACATGTTGCGCTATCAATGTATCCGATGGGTCCCACAATGAAAGATGATTTTCCGGAAGTTATTAATTTTACACGTGTTGCAACGGGTCCAACGTTACTGCAATATCAGGAAACCCGGATTATGCTGGACGAGGCTATCCGGGTCGATCCGGCATTTTTTGAGATGTTCGATTTTCAATTGATTTATGGTGACAGAAACACGCTGCTCAATAAAACGAACAGCGCAGTTTTGACCGAATCTTCCGCGCTGAAATTGTTTAACTCAACAGATGTAATCGGGAAAACAGTACTGGTTCGCGATAAAGCGTTTGAAGTTACCGGAATAATGCAAAACGTGCCGCAAAATTCCCATCTTCAGTTTGATGTCATTTATAATTTCGAACCCGAAAACGATGAGTTATGGATGGATAATTGGGGTGGCAACTGGCTGGTTACCTATTTGCAACTGGCACCCAATGCCGATGTAAATGCACTGAATTCAAAATTTAAACCATATTTGGAAAGGCACATCGGTCCGGGTGCTACTGATTATTACGAACTTTATCTTCAACAATTATTTGATGTGCATCTGGGCTCAGCCAATGTTACCCACGATTACCGTAACTGGAAAAAATTTGACCGCACTTACAATTATATTTTTGGGATTCTGGCGATATTCGTACTGGCTATTGCCAGCATCAATTTTATGAATTTGTCTACCGCACGTGCTGCAAATCGTGCAAGGGAAGTAGGTATCCGCAAAACAATCGGCGCATTTCGTTCACAGCTTATTCGTCAATTTTTGGGTGAATCGCTGATTTTTTCACTCATTTCACTTTGCCTTGCCGTTGCCATTGCAGAGCTCTGTCTGCCACAACTCAATAGCATCATCGACCGGGAACTGACCATTTCAGTATTAACAAAACCCGATTTAATGGCAAGCTTACTGGCTGTGACAGTGCTTGCTGGTTTACTCTCCGGTATTTATCCGGCAATATTTTTGTCTTCATTTAAACCCGTTAAAGTTTTAAAAGGCAGCGCCGGCGTAAACACAACAGACACCGGAAAACAATCGCCATTGCGAAATATATTGGTAGTCAGCCAGTTCACCATTGCAATTGTTTTTATTATTGGTACGATCTTGACCATCCAGCAATTGAACTTTATGCGTGCTAAAAATCCCGGTTTTAATCGCGAGCAAGTGCTGCTGATTGACATGAACACTACGGCAAATAAAAAATATGATGTCCTGAAGCGTGAATTCAGGAATTTGGGTGGTGTTAAAGATGTCACCGGCTCTATGCAACGATTGGGCAACAACATTCATCAAATGGGCATTCGTATTGCAACCGTTGATTCACTAACCGGCATGTCCCCTTCACAATTATCTGTGGATTACAATTACCTGTCATTTTACGAGATTGAACTTGCTGAAGGTCGGGCATTTTCTGAAGAATATTCAACGGAACGGCAAAGCGCTTTCATCATTAACGAAACACTTGCAGAAAAACTGGGTTGGGATTCACCTTTGGGTAAATCACTCCGTTTAGGCGGTGATGATTCGCTCGGAACGATTATCGGTGTAGTGAAAGATTTCAATTTCAATTCAATGCATCATAAAATTGAGTCACTGGTGCTGAACGTCCGGGATTGGGGCTATAGCGAAATGTCTGTCAAGGTTTTGCCGGAAAACATGACCGAAACAATAGCTGCTTTACAACAAAAGTGGAACAGAATTGTTCCGGACCATCCCTTCCAATATTCATTTTTGGATGAGCATTTTGAACAGCTTTATCGCTCGGATAAACAGGTTACAGAAATAGTCGGAATCATTGCTGCTCTGGCAATTTTTATTGCCTGTTTGGGGCTTTTCGGACTTTCAACAATTATTACCAAACAACGAACCAAAGAAATCAGCATTCGCAAAGTACTTGGTGCATCTGTGCCATCGCTTTGTCTGATGCTTTCAAAACATTTTGTCCTGCTCACCGGCATTGCCAACCTGATAGCCTGGCCGTTGGCATACGTCATTCTGTCCCGGTGGCTGGAAAATTTTGCGTATCGCGTTGAAATTAACTGGTGGATATTTGCGATTGCCGGAACGGCTGTATTAGTTATTTCTTTAATCACCGTAAGCTGGCAAGCGATAAAAGCAGCACTGGCAAACCCTGTAAAATCATTGCGTTATGAGTAG
- a CDS encoding ABC transporter permease, protein MLSNYLKIALRNLRKQSIYSLINILGLSLGLASCILIYLFVRHEMSYDKHHENANRIFRVASDIHFGGNHMNIAVVPAPMAETLINDYPEVQAAMRFRDRGSFLVKKAGTIQNYKETQIVYADNAIFDVFTLPLKFGESRTALQNPSDLIISESIARKYYPDPSLPGGYENPIGKSLILDNRDTYQISSVFEDMPETSHFRFEIIISMTALDESREGIWLNSNFNTYILLKDESAASALESKFPAMIKKYMGPQLLEYIGKDFDAFAKAGNSIRFYLQPLKDIHLHSSLVAELSANGDIKYVYIFSAIAIFMLIIACINFMNLATARSARRAKEVGIRKVLGSYKSQLVGQFLSESVLLSMLALLIALMMVEIVLPFFNTLAERQITTDYLASPLLLPGLIIFALLVGILAGSYPALFLSKFLPVRVLKGDLNRSGASGILRSGLVVFQFIASIVLIIATIVVNNQLGFIQNKKLGFDKEQVLVIHDAYGLGDKLQSFKAEVVDHPGVISGTVSGYLPVRSSRSNSGFWPEGNIDETSAVSMQIWDVDYDYVSTMGMEIIKGRDFSRDFGTDSSGIILNESAIKLFGFADNPLGKQIQRFKSDSEQNANKKEFETFTVIGVVKDFHFESLRENITPLGINLKQHQSLVSFRLQTADIENILAFIRTKWETFGSGEPFSYSFLNDRFDQMYRAEKRLGDVFNVFAMIAIFIACLGLFGLAAFTAEQRTKEIGVRKVLGASVPGVVGLLTKDFIKLVCIAFLVASPIAWYIMNMWLADFAFRTEISWWVFALAGAIATVIAMLTISYQAIRTALSNPVKTLRYE, encoded by the coding sequence ATGCTTTCCAACTACTTAAAAATCGCGCTGCGAAACTTGCGCAAACAATCGATTTACAGCCTGATCAACATTTTGGGGTTATCGTTGGGGCTGGCAAGTTGTATTCTCATTTATTTATTCGTGCGTCACGAAATGAGTTACGACAAACATCACGAAAACGCCAACCGCATCTTCCGGGTTGCCAGCGACATCCATTTTGGCGGCAACCACATGAATATTGCGGTTGTGCCCGCGCCGATGGCTGAAACGCTGATCAATGATTATCCGGAAGTACAGGCTGCCATGCGGTTTCGTGACCGGGGCAGTTTTTTGGTGAAAAAAGCAGGTACAATCCAGAATTATAAAGAAACGCAGATTGTTTATGCGGATAATGCTATTTTTGATGTATTCACACTGCCGTTGAAGTTTGGGGAAAGCCGGACAGCCTTACAAAATCCGAGCGATCTTATCATCAGCGAATCCATCGCCCGCAAATATTATCCCGATCCATCCTTACCCGGCGGTTATGAAAATCCCATCGGAAAATCGCTGATTTTGGATAACCGCGACACCTATCAAATAAGCAGCGTTTTCGAAGACATGCCGGAAACCTCACATTTCCGGTTTGAAATCATCATTTCCATGACTGCGCTCGATGAAAGCCGTGAAGGGATTTGGTTGAACAGCAATTTCAACACATATATATTGCTAAAAGACGAATCTGCGGCATCTGCGCTGGAAAGCAAATTTCCGGCAATGATAAAAAAATATATGGGACCGCAACTGCTGGAATATATCGGAAAGGATTTTGATGCTTTTGCCAAAGCGGGAAACAGCATTCGTTTTTATTTGCAACCGCTGAAAGATATTCATTTACATTCGTCACTCGTTGCGGAATTATCCGCCAACGGCGATATCAAATATGTGTATATTTTTTCCGCAATTGCCATTTTTATGTTAATCATTGCCTGCATCAATTTCATGAATTTGGCAACCGCCCGATCGGCGCGGCGCGCCAAAGAGGTAGGCATCCGGAAGGTGCTCGGCTCCTATAAATCGCAACTTGTCGGGCAGTTTCTGAGCGAATCCGTATTGCTGAGTATGCTGGCTTTGCTCATCGCGCTCATGATGGTAGAGATAGTGCTGCCGTTTTTCAATACGTTGGCAGAGCGGCAAATAACAACCGATTATCTGGCATCGCCGCTGCTGTTGCCGGGTTTGATTATTTTTGCGCTGTTGGTGGGTATTCTTGCCGGCAGCTATCCGGCGTTATTTCTCTCCAAATTTTTACCGGTTCGCGTGCTCAAAGGGGATTTGAACCGCAGCGGTGCATCCGGCATTTTGCGCAGCGGATTGGTTGTCTTCCAATTTATTGCATCTATCGTGTTGATTATTGCCACTATTGTGGTAAACAATCAGCTTGGGTTTATCCAAAACAAAAAACTGGGATTCGATAAAGAGCAGGTGCTGGTCATTCACGATGCGTACGGACTGGGCGACAAATTACAGTCATTCAAAGCGGAAGTCGTTGATCATCCGGGAGTCATCAGCGGAACGGTCAGCGGATATCTGCCGGTGCGCTCCAGCCGGAGCAATTCCGGTTTTTGGCCGGAAGGGAACATCGATGAAACCTCGGCAGTTTCCATGCAAATTTGGGATGTCGATTACGATTACGTTTCCACAATGGGCATGGAAATTATTAAAGGACGTGATTTTTCGCGGGATTTCGGAACAGATTCATCAGGGATAATCCTCAATGAATCCGCGATAAAATTATTCGGATTCGCAGATAATCCTCTCGGAAAACAGATTCAGCGTTTCAAATCCGATTCCGAACAAAATGCTAACAAAAAAGAATTTGAAACCTTCACCGTTATTGGCGTGGTAAAGGATTTCCACTTTGAATCGCTGCGTGAAAACATTACCCCACTTGGTATAAATCTCAAACAACACCAATCACTGGTTTCTTTCCGTTTGCAAACTGCAGATATCGAAAACATTCTGGCGTTTATCAGAACAAAATGGGAAACATTTGGCAGCGGCGAGCCGTTCAGCTATTCCTTTTTGAACGATCGATTTGATCAGATGTATCGCGCGGAAAAACGTCTCGGCGATGTGTTTAACGTTTTCGCAATGATCGCCATTTTTATCGCATGCCTGGGATTATTTGGTTTGGCGGCATTTACAGCGGAACAACGCACCAAAGAAATTGGCGTCCGGAAAGTTTTGGGTGCCTCTGTGCCGGGTGTCGTGGGGCTGCTTACGAAAGATTTTATCAAACTGGTTTGCATCGCATTTCTGGTTGCATCGCCGATAGCCTGGTACATCATGAATATGTGGCTGGCAGATTTTGCCTTTCGCACGGAAATTAGCTGGTGGGTATTTGCGCTGGCAGGTGCCATTGCAACGGTTATCGCGATGCTGACCATCAGCTACCAGGCAATTCGCACCGCACTCTCCAATCCGGTAAAAACGCTGCGGTATGAGTGA
- a CDS encoding ankyrin repeat domain-containing protein has translation MKTHRRDFLKYISFGIPGLLLNPVSVFGQKKEKPPAYDPALVKEFVVAGHKDLPKVKSMLSEYPNLLNCTWDWGGGDFETAIGGAGHMGDVEIANFLIAQGARVNVFVLTMLGKTELVKPILDAYPNLIFAKGPHGYTLLHHAKKGGDTAADLLQYLTAKGLTENSVPLYHHK, from the coding sequence ATGAAAACGCATCGACGTGATTTTTTGAAATATATCTCTTTTGGAATACCGGGACTGTTGCTCAACCCTGTTTCCGTTTTCGGACAGAAAAAAGAGAAGCCGCCGGCATACGATCCGGCGTTGGTAAAGGAATTCGTCGTTGCCGGACACAAAGATTTGCCAAAAGTTAAAAGTATGTTGTCGGAATATCCCAACTTGCTCAATTGCACCTGGGACTGGGGCGGCGGAGATTTTGAAACTGCCATCGGCGGTGCCGGACATATGGGTGATGTGGAAATCGCAAATTTTTTGATCGCGCAGGGCGCGCGCGTGAATGTGTTTGTACTTACGATGCTCGGGAAAACAGAGCTGGTGAAACCCATTCTGGATGCGTATCCAAATCTGATTTTCGCAAAAGGACCGCACGGTTATACATTACTGCATCACGCCAAAAAAGGTGGCGACACAGCCGCAGATCTGCTCCAATATCTCACTGCGAAAGGTCTGACTGAAAATTCAGTGCCGTTATATCACCACAAATAA
- a CDS encoding ABC transporter permease, with translation MFRNYIKLAFRHFSKHKLNTFINIFGLAVGFASCIFIYLFVKQEFEYDKFHKKSDRIYRVTHDETPFRGEGGRHLATVGPPTGPALAETFPEILSAVRFRFPGRQIVANADNRFYEDHIVYVDSTLFSVFTFPLQSGDAHTALSEPNSVVITPAIASKYFGEENPIGKVLEMDNRIPLTVTGVFAPIPQNSHLKFDLAISFQTFTVPRGYPVTLESWDWISFNTYLLLENGVNPAELETKFPEFVNTHWPPDRAKRFKLRLQPMGDIYFGDILHPAISSGNVDYLYGLIAVGVLILLLGCFNFMNLSLAYSVNRAREVGIRKVLGAYEHNLMRQFLGESLLTTLLALILSFAIVEFLNEALYQFFNFSFEISTANFLSVAAIFLGIGILVGVFAGSYPALIVSRFQPVKVLKGQFKTSTAGLQLRKILVVFQFAITTAMIAGSIIIADQMNFIRNKNLGFTSEAIAILSIPSESAHTRYDVIRQQLIENPSVISVSGSGGTLDGDNGNVPIFKEGASEDEGIPVNIYGVEYDFFESLDIPVIAGRTFSEDIASDSTSAIVVNQAAAQLLGYNDPVGKPLRVSNLVDGHIIGVVDNFHFASLHHEVEPLVIFYSPLIENIYVRIRPGNVAAAVAALEQEWQTVAPDLPFHFTFLDENLNRLYASDRQFATLIYLFSALAILVACMGLYGLIAFITQQRIKEIGIRKVLGAPVSGILLILSKPLLALVLIANVIAIPAVSFVIGNWLENFAYRVSFGWEIFVFSAAIVLTLAALTIGYHTVRAALANPVKSLRYE, from the coding sequence ATGTTTAGAAATTATATCAAACTGGCGTTTCGCCATTTTTCAAAACATAAGCTGAATACGTTTATCAATATTTTCGGTTTAGCGGTGGGATTTGCCAGTTGTATTTTTATATATCTGTTTGTAAAACAAGAATTTGAATACGATAAATTTCATAAAAAATCCGACAGAATTTACCGGGTCACGCATGACGAAACGCCGTTTCGCGGCGAAGGCGGACGCCATTTGGCAACCGTTGGACCGCCAACCGGACCGGCGTTGGCGGAAACATTTCCGGAGATTCTCAGCGCGGTGCGCTTTCGTTTTCCCGGACGCCAGATTGTCGCGAATGCGGACAACCGCTTTTACGAAGATCACATTGTTTATGTCGATTCAACGCTGTTCAGCGTGTTCACTTTCCCGCTGCAAAGCGGCGATGCGCACACCGCGCTTTCCGAACCGAATTCCGTGGTGATCACTCCGGCAATCGCCAGTAAATATTTCGGCGAAGAAAATCCGATCGGCAAAGTGCTGGAAATGGACAATCGCATCCCGCTGACCGTTACCGGCGTTTTTGCACCGATTCCCCAAAATTCACATTTGAAATTCGATCTGGCAATTTCCTTCCAAACGTTTACCGTGCCGCGCGGCTATCCGGTTACGCTGGAAAGCTGGGACTGGATTTCGTTTAACACTTATTTGCTGCTGGAAAACGGCGTAAATCCCGCCGAGTTGGAAACCAAATTTCCGGAATTTGTCAACACCCATTGGCCGCCAGACCGGGCGAAGCGGTTCAAATTACGGCTTCAGCCAATGGGCGATATTTATTTCGGCGATATTTTGCATCCCGCTATTTCATCGGGTAACGTGGATTATTTATACGGACTTATCGCCGTTGGCGTGCTGATTTTACTGTTGGGCTGTTTCAATTTTATGAATTTGTCGCTGGCATATTCTGTCAATCGCGCCCGGGAAGTTGGCATTCGCAAGGTTTTGGGCGCTTACGAACACAATTTGATGCGCCAGTTTTTGGGCGAATCGTTGCTGACCACGCTGCTCGCACTGATTTTATCTTTCGCAATAGTGGAGTTTTTGAACGAAGCGCTGTATCAGTTCTTCAATTTTTCATTTGAAATTTCCACTGCGAATTTTCTTTCGGTCGCGGCGATTTTTCTGGGTATCGGAATTTTGGTGGGCGTTTTTGCGGGCAGTTATCCGGCACTGATTGTTTCCCGGTTTCAGCCGGTAAAAGTGCTCAAAGGACAATTCAAAACCAGCACAGCGGGATTGCAATTGCGCAAAATTCTGGTTGTTTTCCAGTTTGCGATTACCACCGCGATGATCGCCGGCAGCATCATTATTGCCGATCAAATGAATTTTATCCGCAACAAAAATTTGGGGTTCACCAGCGAAGCCATCGCTATTTTGAGCATTCCCAGCGAATCCGCCCACACGCGATATGACGTTATTCGCCAACAGCTGATCGAAAACCCGTCCGTTATTTCCGTTAGCGGCAGCGGCGGCACGCTGGATGGCGACAACGGCAACGTCCCCATTTTTAAAGAAGGCGCGTCCGAAGACGAGGGCATTCCGGTGAATATTTATGGCGTGGAATACGATTTTTTTGAATCGCTGGATATTCCCGTCATTGCCGGACGAACGTTTTCCGAGGACATTGCCAGCGATTCCACCAGTGCGATTGTGGTCAATCAGGCGGCGGCGCAACTGTTGGGATACAACGATCCCGTCGGGAAACCGCTGCGGGTCAGCAATCTGGTGGACGGGCACATTATCGGCGTGGTGGACAATTTCCATTTTGCCTCGCTGCATCACGAAGTGGAGCCGTTGGTGATTTTTTACTCCCCGCTCATCGAAAATATTTATGTCCGCATTCGCCCCGGAAATGTTGCCGCGGCCGTTGCAGCATTGGAGCAGGAATGGCAGACGGTTGCACCGGATTTGCCGTTTCACTTCACTTTTTTGGATGAAAATCTCAATCGTTTGTATGCATCCGATCGTCAATTTGCCACACTCATTTACCTGTTTTCCGCGCTGGCAATTTTGGTCGCCTGCATGGGATTGTATGGGTTGATCGCCTTTATCACCCAACAACGCATCAAAGAAATCGGTATCCGAAAAGTGCTCGGCGCGCCGGTTTCCGGCATTCTGCTGATTTTGTCCAAACCGCTGCTGGCGCTGGTGCTGATCGCAAATGTGATCGCCATTCCGGCAGTGAGTTTTGTGATCGGAAATTGGCTGGAAAATTTTGCCTACCGCGTGTCTTTCGGCTGGGAAATTTTTGTTTTTTCCGCCGCCATTGTTCTGACGCTGGCGGCGTTGACAATCGGATACCACACGGTTCGCGCAGCATTGGCAAACCCTGTAAAATCATTGCGTTACGAATAA